GGGAATGACTGGGGGGACTAAAGGCTCTCAGCTTGCCGGAAGGATAAACAGGACTCTGGCAAAAGCCGCTCAGGAGCTCAACATACCAATGGGCGTCGGGAGTCAGAGGGCCATGATAAGAAAGCCCGAAACGTGGGAAAGCTACTACGTTAGAGACGTTGCCCCGGATGTTTTTCTGGTTGGCAACCTCGGGGCCCCGCAGTTCTCCGAGACCATCCCGGAGCGCTATGGCATTGATGAAGCCCTAAAGGCCGTCGAGACCATTCAGGCTGACGCCTTGGCCATTCACATGAACCCCCTTCAGGAGAGCGTCCAGCCGGAGGGGGATACCCAGTACCGGGGGGTTCTGAGAGCTTTAGCAGAGCTTAAGAGCGAGTTCCCCTACCCGATAATAGCCAAGGAAACCGGAGCGGGCGTTTCCATGGAAGTTGCGATAAGGCTCGAGAGCATAGGCATAGACGCCATCGACGTCGGCGGTCTTGGCGGAACGAGCTGGAGCGGTGTTGAATACTACAGGGCAAGGGACGAGATGGGCAGAAATCTGGCATTAAAGTTCTGGGACTGGGGGATACCCACCGCCTTAAGCGTTGCCGAAGTGAGATATTCCACGGATCTCCCGATCATAGCCACCGGCGGAATGAGAGATGGGATAACCATGGCCAAGGCCCTCGCCATGGGGGCAAACCTTGCGGGGGTGGCTCTGCCCCTGCTCAAGCCGGCGGTGAAGGGCGACGTTGATGGCGTTATAAAAATCCTCCGGAGATACATCGAGGAGATAAAAAACGTGATGTTCCTCGTCGGGGCAAGAAACGTGAAAGAGCTCAGAAGGGTGCCCCTCGTCGTAACGGGCTTCACGAGGGAATGGCTGGAACAGAGGATTGACCTGCAGGGATTTTTAAAGGGCGGAAGGAGTTGAAATCCCTCCTCCGATGCACACATTTTTAAACCCTCCCACCAAGTATGGCGTAACCCGATGAGGTTCCACCTCATCACTTAAAGGGCCGGGGCCGACGGAAGTCCGCCTCATCACAAATTCACGGAGGAAATGAAATGATAAAAGTTCACACAATAGGCGGTTATGAAGAAGTGGGTAAAAACATGACCGCGGTGGAATACAACGGCGAGGTCGTTGTAATCGATATGGGAATACGGCTTGACCGCGTTTTAATCCATGAGGATGTTAATATACAGCAGTTTTCTGCAAAGGAACTCCAAAAACTTGGTGCTATTCCGGACGATTCATCAATCAGGGATAAAAAGGTTGTCGCCATAGCCCTGACCCACGGCCACCTCGACCACATAGGGGCGATTGCCAAGCTCGCGCCCCACTACCCGGACGTCCCGATATACGGAACTCCCTACACCATAAAGCTCGCGAAGGGGGAGGTTAAGAGCGAGCAGTACTTCGAGGTCAGGAACCCCATGTACGAAACGGAATACGGCGAGATGGTTCAGGTGAGCGAGAACCTTGCCATAGAGTTCGTCCGGATCACGCATTCGATTCCACAGGCGTCGATGGTGGTGGTTCACACGCCGGAAGGTGCCGTGGTTCACACCGGGGACTTCAAGTTCGACAACAACAACCCTCTCGGCGAGAGGCCCGATTACAAACGCCTGAAGGAACTCGGCAGAGAGGGAGTGAAGGTCCTCATAGCGGAATCTACGAGGGTTTCAGAGCCAACGAAAACGCCAAGCGAGGCTGTTGCGCAGATGCTCCTTGAGGATTTCTTCCTCTACGATGGCATGGACGAGCACGGTCTGATAGCCACGACCTTCGCCAGCCACATTCCCCGCCTTCAAGAACTCATATGGATAGCCAATAAGATGGGGAGGCAGGCCGTTTTCGTGGGTCGCTCCCTGGCCAAGTACACCGGGATAGCCAAGCAACTCGGGTTGATAAAGATGAAAGGGGCCCGCGCGGTTAGAAGCCCCAATGCGGTCAGGAAGGTCCTGCGGGAGGTTTCCGAGGCCCGGGAAAACTACCTCCTTGTGGTAACCGGCCATCAGGGAGAGCCGGGCGCCGTATTGACCAGAATGGCCGAGGGTCAGCTCTACGACATAGGGAAGCGCGATACGGTGGTTTTCTCCGCCGGAACGATACCCAATCCGCTCAACAGAGCCCAGCGCTACGTCCTTGAAACCAAGCTCAGAATGAAGGGCGTGAGGATGATAAAGGACCTCCACGTTTCGGGGCACGCGAGCAGGGAGGACCACCGCTACCTGATAAGGATGCTTAATCCAGAAAACATCGTTCCGGCCCACGGGGAGTTCAGGATGCTCACCCACTACGCGGAACTCGCCGAGGAGGAAGGTTATTTAATAGGCAGGGATGTGTTTGTCTCAAGGAACGGTTACAGAGTGGAGATAGGTTAGGGCAAAACTGATAAACCTCCCTTTGACCGCTTTCATGAAGGGGTGATATAATGGGAAAGTACGATGAACTGTTCACAAGGATCAAGGAGACCGCCCGGGAAGTTGACATGAAGATACTCGAGCTCATACCTGAAAAGGAACCCGGAGAGCTCTACGCGGCGGCAAGACACTACCCTCTGGCGGGTGGAAAGAGGGTAAGGCCGTTTGTAGTGCTGAGGGCGGCCGAAGCCGTCGGCGGCGATGCCGAGAAGGCCCTTTATCCGGCGGCCGCTGTTGAGTTCATCCACAACTACTCCCTCGTTCACGACGATATAATGGACATGGATGAAAAGAGGCGTGGAAGGCCGACCGTCCATAAGATCTGGGGCGTCAACATGGCCATCCTCGCGGGAGACCTGCTCTTCTCCAAGGCCTTCGAGGCCGTCGCCCGGGCGGAGGTCGGTCCCGGAAAGAAGGCGAGGATTCTGGAGGTTCTCGTTAGGACATCCAACGAGCTCTGCGAGGGGCAGGCGATGGACATCGAGTTCGAGACGAGGAGCGAGGTCACGGTCGAGGAATACCTCAGGATGATAAGCGGCAAGACGGGGGCGCTCTTCGATGGCTCCGCGACCATAGGCGGGATCGTGGGGACCGAGAGGGAAGACTACGTTCAGGCGCTCTCGAAATGGGGCAGAAACGTGGGAATAGCCTTCCAGATATGGGACGACGTTCTCGACCTCGTGGCGGATGAGGAGAAACTCGGCAAGCCCGTTGGGAGCGACATAAGGAAGGGCAAGAAGACGCTCATAGTGAGCCACTTCTTCCAGAGGGCGAGCGAGGAGGACAAAGCGGAGTTAATGAAGGTCTTCGGGAAGTACGCCGGCGACGCCAAGGATGATGCGCTCATACACGAAGACATTAGAGAGGAGGTTGAAAGGGCGATAGAACTCCTCAGAAAGTACGGAAGCATCGATTACGCCGCTGAATACGCCAGAAACCTCGTTAAGGAGGCCAACGAGGCCCTGAAGGTTCTCCCGGAGAGCGAGGCCAGAAGGGATCTTGAACTCCTTGGGGAGTTCCTCGTCGAGAGGGATTATTAGTGGACCCGGAGTTCCCTTACTCCCTTACCCTGAAGGAATACGGGTGGGGGCCTTCATTCTGTTTATTCTATCCGCCCTTGCCCTGAGTCCGCTTGACCTTGAGTTTACCCTTAGCTCCCCCTTCGATGTTCCGTCTGGTGTTCATCGTTGCCGTTCACGAGGGGCTCCACGCACTGGTGGCGAGACACTTTGGGGGAAGGGTCGAGTTCGGGGTTTCCCTGCTCGGAAAGATCGTCCTTGCGCCCTACACCGCCGTGAGTTGCGGAAGAGGGAGTGGGTTTACGTTATCCTCGCTCCGGTTCTGCTGGTGTACATACTTCTGAACGTCCGGGTTGCGGTAGAGGTTGAAGGCTGAACCGCCTCCGTTTCCATCCCCGGGTATAATGGCGATAATCATAATGCCCGGTTGCTTCAGATCTA
The window above is part of the Thermococcus sp. P6 genome. Proteins encoded here:
- a CDS encoding polyprenyl synthetase family protein, with translation MGKYDELFTRIKETAREVDMKILELIPEKEPGELYAAARHYPLAGGKRVRPFVVLRAAEAVGGDAEKALYPAAAVEFIHNYSLVHDDIMDMDEKRRGRPTVHKIWGVNMAILAGDLLFSKAFEAVARAEVGPGKKARILEVLVRTSNELCEGQAMDIEFETRSEVTVEEYLRMISGKTGALFDGSATIGGIVGTEREDYVQALSKWGRNVGIAFQIWDDVLDLVADEEKLGKPVGSDIRKGKKTLIVSHFFQRASEEDKAELMKVFGKYAGDAKDDALIHEDIREEVERAIELLRKYGSIDYAAEYARNLVKEANEALKVLPESEARRDLELLGEFLVERDY
- a CDS encoding RNase J family beta-CASP ribonuclease, whose translation is MIKVHTIGGYEEVGKNMTAVEYNGEVVVIDMGIRLDRVLIHEDVNIQQFSAKELQKLGAIPDDSSIRDKKVVAIALTHGHLDHIGAIAKLAPHYPDVPIYGTPYTIKLAKGEVKSEQYFEVRNPMYETEYGEMVQVSENLAIEFVRITHSIPQASMVVVHTPEGAVVHTGDFKFDNNNPLGERPDYKRLKELGREGVKVLIAESTRVSEPTKTPSEAVAQMLLEDFFLYDGMDEHGLIATTFASHIPRLQELIWIANKMGRQAVFVGRSLAKYTGIAKQLGLIKMKGARAVRSPNAVRKVLREVSEARENYLLVVTGHQGEPGAVLTRMAEGQLYDIGKRDTVVFSAGTIPNPLNRAQRYVLETKLRMKGVRMIKDLHVSGHASREDHRYLIRMLNPENIVPAHGEFRMLTHYAELAEEEGYLIGRDVFVSRNGYRVEIG
- the fni gene encoding type 2 isopentenyl-diphosphate Delta-isomerase is translated as MDREELTLIRKFEHIEHCLKRNVQAHVSNGFEDVHFVHMSLPEIDKDEIDLSVEFLGRRFDYPIMIAGMTGGTKGSQLAGRINRTLAKAAQELNIPMGVGSQRAMIRKPETWESYYVRDVAPDVFLVGNLGAPQFSETIPERYGIDEALKAVETIQADALAIHMNPLQESVQPEGDTQYRGVLRALAELKSEFPYPIIAKETGAGVSMEVAIRLESIGIDAIDVGGLGGTSWSGVEYYRARDEMGRNLALKFWDWGIPTALSVAEVRYSTDLPIIATGGMRDGITMAKALAMGANLAGVALPLLKPAVKGDVDGVIKILRRYIEEIKNVMFLVGARNVKELRRVPLVVTGFTREWLEQRIDLQGFLKGGRS